A portion of the Stigmatella aurantiaca DW4/3-1 genome contains these proteins:
- a CDS encoding LysR family transcriptional regulator: MSTPHVAPPRAVDLSRINLNLLVALDALLTEASVTRAATRLGLTQSALSHALRQLREVFGDALLIRGRGGMVLTPRAQQLAVPIRRGLLELQRALRDEPVFEPRATAHRFTLATSDYFASIFLPPLLALLGQEAPRVDLDLRPIDSRWTPELLESGAVDLIIQAFPNPAPALRQQKLFQEEFACLVRKDHPEVNRRLELAQYLRLPHVLISPQGQGEGIVDQALAKQGLSRRIALRVPFFLAAPLVITRSDLVLTAPRRMAEGFAQGWPLQVLKPPLALPTFNAVQLWHERFEDDPAHRWLRGALSRATAHLT; the protein is encoded by the coding sequence ATGAGCACTCCTCATGTTGCCCCGCCGCGGGCGGTGGACCTGTCGCGCATCAACCTGAACCTCCTGGTCGCCCTGGATGCGCTGCTGACCGAGGCCAGCGTGACCCGGGCGGCCACCCGGCTGGGGCTCACCCAGTCGGCGCTGAGCCACGCGCTGCGCCAGCTCCGGGAGGTGTTTGGCGACGCGCTGCTCATCCGGGGCCGCGGGGGCATGGTGCTCACGCCTCGCGCGCAGCAGCTCGCCGTGCCCATCCGCCGGGGGCTGCTGGAGCTGCAACGGGCCCTGCGCGACGAGCCCGTCTTCGAGCCCCGCGCCACCGCGCACCGGTTCACCCTGGCCACCAGCGACTACTTCGCCTCCATCTTCCTGCCGCCGCTGCTGGCGCTGCTGGGCCAGGAGGCGCCACGGGTGGACCTGGACCTGAGACCCATCGACTCGCGCTGGACGCCCGAACTGCTCGAGAGCGGCGCGGTGGACCTCATCATCCAAGCCTTCCCGAACCCCGCCCCTGCCCTGCGCCAGCAGAAGCTGTTCCAGGAGGAGTTCGCCTGCCTGGTCCGCAAGGACCACCCCGAGGTGAACCGCCGGCTGGAGCTGGCGCAATACCTGCGCCTGCCACACGTGTTGATCAGCCCCCAGGGCCAGGGCGAGGGCATCGTGGACCAGGCCTTGGCCAAACAGGGCCTCTCTCGCCGCATTGCCCTGCGGGTGCCCTTCTTCCTCGCGGCGCCCCTGGTCATCACCCGCTCGGACCTGGTGCTGACGGCGCCCCGCCGCATGGCGGAGGGCTTCGCCCAGGGGTGGCCCCTCCAGGTGCTCAAGCCCCCCCTGGCCCTGCCCACCTTCAACGCCGTCCAGCTCTGGCACGAGCGCTTCGAGGACGATCCCGCGCACCGCTGGCTGCGCGGCGCCCTCTCCCGCGCCACCGCCCACCTCACGTGA
- a CDS encoding DUF3574 domain-containing protein, whose translation MRFVSPSDSAPVFSKRSLVLVLALGLSLSACGDEEAACEVGSEMQFTELFFGMDRENAEPVSEAEWQGFVDTIVTPRFRDGLTMFDADGQYMMDTGNLVHENSKVILLLHDGSAARSRDIDTIREEYKQQFQQESVLRIDSTSCVAF comes from the coding sequence ATGCGCTTTGTGTCCCCGAGTGATTCCGCCCCCGTCTTCTCGAAGCGTTCCCTGGTGCTCGTGCTGGCCCTGGGCCTGTCCCTGTCCGCGTGTGGTGACGAAGAGGCGGCCTGTGAGGTCGGCTCGGAGATGCAATTCACGGAGCTGTTCTTCGGCATGGACCGGGAGAACGCGGAGCCCGTCAGCGAGGCGGAGTGGCAGGGGTTCGTCGACACCATCGTCACCCCGCGCTTCCGGGACGGGCTCACCATGTTCGACGCGGACGGCCAGTACATGATGGACACCGGCAACCTGGTGCACGAGAACAGCAAGGTCATCCTCCTGCTCCATGACGGCAGCGCCGCGCGCTCCCGCGACATCGACACCATCCGCGAGGAGTACAAGCAGCAGTTCCAGCAGGAGTCCGTGCTGCGCATCGACTCCACCTCGTGCGTGGCTTTCTAG
- the dusA gene encoding tRNA dihydrouridine(20/20a) synthase DusA — MPLCVAPMMDWTDRHCRFFHRQLSRHTLLYTEMLTTGAVLHGDRDRLLGFEPAEHPVALQLGGSEPAALAEAARIGEAWGYDEINLNVGCPSDRVQSGRFGACLMAEPELVARLVAAMREAVRIPVTVKSRIAIDDMEEWPTLERFVRLISAEGCSRFIVHARKAWLQGLSPKENRDIPPLRYELVYRLKAEFPSLDISINGGIKTLEAAAEHLRHVDGVMIGRAAYENPYLLAEADSRLFGASEAPRDRHDVVEAMLPYMEARRSQGAPLNAITRHMLGLFQGLPGARAWRRHLSENIHKPGAGPEVVTAALALVPRVSEAKRAPAPVPRAVSEAAP; from the coding sequence ATGCCCCTGTGCGTGGCGCCGATGATGGACTGGACGGACCGGCACTGCCGGTTCTTTCACCGTCAGCTCAGCCGCCACACCCTGCTCTACACGGAGATGCTCACCACGGGCGCTGTCCTGCACGGGGACCGCGACCGGCTCCTGGGGTTCGAGCCCGCCGAGCACCCCGTGGCCCTTCAACTGGGGGGCTCCGAGCCCGCCGCCCTGGCCGAGGCGGCCCGCATCGGCGAGGCGTGGGGTTATGACGAGATCAACCTCAACGTTGGCTGTCCGAGCGACCGCGTGCAGTCGGGCCGCTTCGGCGCGTGTCTGATGGCCGAGCCCGAGCTGGTGGCCCGGCTGGTGGCCGCCATGCGCGAGGCCGTGCGCATCCCCGTGACGGTCAAGTCGCGCATCGCCATTGATGACATGGAGGAGTGGCCGACGCTCGAGCGCTTCGTGCGCCTCATCTCGGCCGAGGGGTGCTCTCGCTTCATCGTGCACGCGCGCAAGGCGTGGTTGCAGGGCTTGAGCCCCAAGGAGAACCGGGACATTCCGCCGCTGCGCTACGAGCTGGTCTACCGGCTCAAGGCCGAGTTCCCCTCGCTCGACATCAGCATCAACGGGGGCATCAAGACCCTGGAGGCCGCGGCCGAGCACCTGCGGCACGTGGATGGGGTGATGATTGGCCGGGCCGCCTACGAGAACCCGTACCTGTTGGCCGAGGCCGACTCGCGCCTCTTCGGGGCCTCGGAGGCGCCCCGCGACCGCCATGACGTGGTGGAGGCGATGCTGCCCTACATGGAGGCCCGCCGGAGCCAGGGCGCGCCGCTCAACGCCATCACCCGGCACATGCTCGGGCTCTTCCAGGGGCTGCCGGGGGCCCGGGCCTGGCGCAGGCACCTGAGCGAGAACATCCACAAGCCGGGAGCAGGGCCCGAGGTGGTCACCGCCGCGCTCGCGTTGGTGCCCCGGGTCTCCGAGGCCAAGAGGGCCCCGGCCCCGGTGCCTCGCGCGGTGAGCGAAGCGGCTCCCTGA
- a CDS encoding translation initiation factor: protein MGKKDRKPEPAAPAAPFHNPFAALAGQREALPVGPEPQVAVPKPEARKGPAKAVVRMERKGRGGKEVTVVEQLGLPPAEREVWLKALKGALGCGGAVEEDVLVLQGDHRERLPGLLEARGVRRVVVG, encoded by the coding sequence ATGGGAAAGAAAGACCGGAAGCCCGAACCCGCCGCCCCCGCGGCGCCGTTCCACAACCCGTTCGCGGCGCTCGCTGGCCAGCGTGAGGCGCTGCCAGTGGGACCTGAGCCCCAGGTGGCCGTGCCGAAGCCCGAGGCGCGCAAGGGGCCGGCGAAGGCCGTGGTGCGCATGGAGCGCAAGGGGCGGGGCGGCAAGGAAGTGACGGTGGTGGAGCAGCTCGGGCTGCCCCCCGCGGAGCGGGAGGTGTGGCTCAAGGCGCTCAAGGGGGCGCTGGGGTGCGGCGGCGCGGTGGAGGAGGATGTCCTGGTGTTGCAAGGCGACCACCGGGAGCGGCTGCCTGGCCTGCTGGAGGCGCGAGGGGTCCGCCGCGTCGTGGTGGGCTGA
- a CDS encoding YgfZ/GcvT domain-containing protein — translation MEPLSLHFLHEQAGAHFSKPGGREAVADYGDPEAEYRAAREAVALHDASYRETLRITGEDRASFLHGMVTQDVKGLAPGATAYAALITAKGAMVADARLLKRDTDLLMDLEPGTGAKVREFLDKYLISEDAELHEATGEWALLRLLGPKTPEVLAAALGAPFEPLASPASRQVTLAGAPVVVLGPPAFAPQGVDLWVPREALEPVWRALVAAGAAHGLKPLGFQALELLRVEAGVPRYGQDMVDTTIPLEANLTHAISYNKGCYIGQEVIARATFRGHMNRKLTGLLLGEAEAEPGTELRKGEKKVGWLTSVVRSPAQGQRVALGYVHRDHLDPGTELTLGEGPTVKVAPLPFSGTPL, via the coding sequence ATGGAACCGCTGTCTCTGCATTTTCTTCACGAGCAAGCAGGCGCCCACTTCTCAAAGCCCGGCGGCCGGGAAGCGGTGGCCGATTATGGAGACCCCGAGGCGGAGTATCGAGCGGCCCGGGAAGCCGTGGCCCTCCATGATGCCTCCTACCGGGAAACGCTCCGGATAACGGGGGAAGACCGCGCGAGCTTCCTGCACGGCATGGTGACCCAGGACGTGAAGGGGCTGGCCCCTGGGGCGACGGCCTACGCGGCCCTGATTACCGCCAAGGGCGCCATGGTGGCCGACGCCCGCCTGCTCAAGCGGGACACGGACCTGCTGATGGACCTGGAGCCCGGGACGGGCGCCAAGGTGCGGGAGTTCCTGGACAAATACCTCATCTCCGAGGACGCGGAGCTTCACGAGGCGACCGGCGAGTGGGCGCTCCTGCGGCTGCTCGGTCCCAAGACGCCCGAAGTGCTGGCCGCGGCCCTGGGAGCCCCCTTCGAGCCCCTGGCTTCCCCTGCGAGCCGGCAGGTGACCCTGGCCGGGGCGCCGGTGGTGGTGCTGGGCCCCCCGGCGTTCGCCCCGCAGGGGGTGGACCTCTGGGTGCCCCGCGAGGCGCTGGAGCCCGTGTGGCGGGCCCTCGTGGCGGCGGGAGCGGCGCACGGGCTGAAGCCTTTGGGCTTCCAGGCGCTGGAGCTGCTGCGGGTGGAGGCGGGGGTGCCCCGCTACGGGCAGGACATGGTGGACACCACCATTCCCCTGGAGGCGAACCTCACCCACGCCATCTCGTACAACAAGGGCTGCTACATCGGACAAGAGGTGATTGCCCGGGCCACCTTCCGCGGCCACATGAACCGCAAGCTCACGGGGCTGCTCCTGGGAGAGGCCGAAGCCGAGCCCGGCACCGAGCTGCGCAAGGGCGAGAAGAAAGTCGGCTGGCTCACGAGCGTGGTGCGCTCACCGGCCCAGGGCCAGCGGGTGGCGCTGGGCTACGTCCACCGGGACCACCTGGACCCGGGCACGGAGCTCACCCTCGGCGAGGGCCCCACCGTGAAGGTGGCCCCCCTGCCCTTCAGCGGAACGCCCCTGTAG
- a CDS encoding NmrA family NAD(P)-binding protein, with protein sequence MSLVASFPSENAMSIVINTPNGTIGRSLAEKLLAAGKALTVISRSPDKVAELAKRGARVVEGSIDEQPVLERALAGAEALFWLTPPAGRPDYHAWAAQAARSAAQAVKAHGVGRVVVLSSVGAQSGPGTGPVSVLKDVEEAFLAASPNVTVLRPGFFMENILRSLDTIVKAGAIFQPIPGAKRVPMVASEDIAAKAAEVFLDAKWKGHRYLGVHGPQDLSHLDVAEILSRELGQPVRYTEVTLEQARQGMLGAGMPAFLADLFLEMYQAIPEGRMDPAEPRTAETTTPTTMAHFAQQVLRPKVAALAR encoded by the coding sequence TTGAGCCTCGTTGCTTCCTTCCCCTCGGAGAACGCCATGAGCATCGTCATCAACACCCCCAACGGAACCATTGGCCGCAGCCTCGCGGAGAAGTTGCTGGCGGCAGGCAAGGCCCTCACCGTCATCAGCCGCAGCCCGGACAAGGTGGCGGAGCTGGCGAAGCGGGGCGCGCGCGTCGTCGAGGGGTCCATTGACGAGCAGCCGGTGCTGGAGCGCGCGCTCGCCGGCGCGGAGGCGCTGTTCTGGCTGACGCCGCCCGCGGGGCGGCCGGACTACCACGCTTGGGCCGCCCAGGCCGCACGGTCTGCCGCCCAGGCCGTGAAGGCCCACGGCGTGGGCCGCGTCGTGGTCCTGTCCAGTGTGGGCGCCCAGTCGGGCCCCGGTACGGGCCCCGTGAGCGTGTTGAAGGACGTGGAGGAGGCGTTCCTGGCCGCCAGCCCGAATGTCACCGTGCTGCGCCCCGGCTTCTTCATGGAGAACATCCTGCGCAGCCTGGACACCATCGTGAAGGCGGGGGCCATCTTCCAACCCATCCCCGGGGCCAAGCGCGTGCCGATGGTGGCCTCCGAGGACATCGCGGCGAAGGCAGCCGAGGTGTTCCTGGACGCGAAGTGGAAAGGCCACCGGTACCTGGGCGTCCATGGGCCGCAGGACCTGTCGCACCTCGATGTGGCGGAAATCCTCTCGCGGGAGCTGGGCCAGCCGGTGCGCTACACCGAAGTCACCCTGGAGCAGGCCCGTCAGGGGATGCTCGGGGCGGGCATGCCGGCCTTCCTCGCGGACTTGTTCCTGGAGATGTACCAGGCCATCCCCGAGGGCCGCATGGACCCGGCCGAGCCCCGGACGGCGGAGACCACCACCCCGACGACGATGGCGCACTTCGCCCAGCAAGTGCTCCGCCCCAAGGTCGCGGCTCTCGCCCGCTAG
- a CDS encoding dimethylarginine dimethylaminohydrolase family protein yields the protein MRTSDCAYQVAWTINPHMKMGAVNWHRARAQHRLLRRALRAAGAQLLELPFVHGAYDCVFAKDNAVLLEKEGQKRALLASPVFSERQQEQQARARVLDRLGFDIFSPPPAHFEGGDLVVLPGARGALLGHGQRSSRHAAVMLEIFLGAPVTPLELKDPHLYHLDTALHVLSDGTALVCPEAFTPAALRTLERTEGIHQILNVPREEALGFGLNLVEVGRTVFLGGRAPWVELLLHAQGRCPTVLPLDQFHLAGGSAACLVSQIHPARGTAREALRPASAPTRRERPGEPRGGAGYLQ from the coding sequence TTGCGCACCTCGGACTGTGCGTATCAGGTCGCCTGGACCATCAACCCGCACATGAAGATGGGGGCCGTGAATTGGCACCGCGCCCGTGCTCAGCACCGGCTCCTTCGCCGCGCCCTGCGCGCCGCGGGGGCCCAGTTGCTCGAGCTGCCCTTCGTGCACGGTGCCTATGACTGCGTCTTCGCCAAGGACAACGCGGTGCTCCTCGAGAAGGAAGGCCAGAAGCGGGCCCTGCTGGCCTCCCCCGTGTTCAGCGAACGCCAGCAGGAGCAGCAGGCCCGCGCCCGCGTGCTGGACAGGCTCGGCTTCGACATCTTCAGCCCCCCTCCGGCCCACTTCGAGGGAGGCGATCTCGTGGTGCTGCCCGGCGCGCGCGGCGCGCTGCTCGGCCATGGCCAGCGCTCCTCGCGGCATGCGGCGGTGATGCTGGAGATCTTCCTCGGCGCGCCGGTGACGCCCCTCGAGCTGAAGGATCCTCACCTCTACCACCTGGACACCGCCCTGCACGTGCTGTCGGACGGCACCGCGCTGGTCTGCCCGGAGGCCTTCACGCCGGCGGCGCTGCGCACGCTGGAGCGCACCGAGGGCATCCACCAGATTCTGAACGTCCCCCGGGAGGAGGCGCTCGGCTTTGGGCTCAACCTCGTGGAGGTGGGCCGCACCGTGTTCCTCGGTGGACGGGCACCCTGGGTCGAACTGCTCCTGCACGCCCAGGGGCGCTGTCCGACCGTGCTCCCCTTGGACCAGTTCCACCTCGCGGGGGGGAGCGCGGCGTGCCTCGTCTCCCAGATTCACCCGGCCCGTGGAACGGCCCGCGAGGCCCTGCGCCCCGCTTCCGCCCCAACGCGCCGGGAGCGCCCCGGGGAGCCGCGGGGGGGGGCGGGATATCTCCAGTAG
- a CDS encoding iron-containing redox enzyme family protein, giving the protein MLHQLLLHFNRARLSPAIPQEDWEADLRRESHLRCLEGAFVEAERERIAARAAEAPEDPDGFVAWFEALKQAGPGQGDPLFPWLATEAPLEAFRWFLTQEVAGEAGFDDLVAMTQVKLPTRAKLELARNYWDEMGRGREEAMHGPMLAGLAEALALHPTDEDTVWEAHALANLLVAFAANRRYTYHSVGALGVVELTAPGRAVCVNEGLQRLGFGMPVRRYYALHATLDVKHSEAWNREVLWPLVAEDPGVARPIAEGALMRLRAGARCFERYRQELAPMLSRA; this is encoded by the coding sequence TTGCTTCACCAACTGCTGCTGCACTTCAACCGGGCGCGCTTGAGCCCGGCGATTCCCCAGGAGGACTGGGAGGCGGACCTCCGGCGGGAGTCCCACTTGCGCTGCCTGGAGGGCGCCTTTGTCGAGGCCGAGCGCGAGCGGATCGCCGCGCGCGCCGCCGAGGCCCCCGAGGACCCGGACGGCTTCGTGGCCTGGTTCGAGGCGCTGAAGCAAGCGGGGCCGGGGCAAGGAGACCCCCTGTTCCCGTGGCTGGCCACGGAGGCGCCGCTGGAGGCGTTCCGCTGGTTCCTCACGCAGGAGGTGGCGGGGGAGGCGGGCTTCGATGATCTCGTGGCGATGACGCAGGTGAAGCTCCCCACGCGGGCCAAGCTGGAACTGGCGCGCAACTACTGGGACGAGATGGGCCGGGGCCGGGAGGAGGCGATGCATGGCCCGATGCTGGCCGGGCTTGCCGAGGCGCTGGCGCTTCACCCCACGGACGAGGACACGGTGTGGGAGGCGCATGCGCTGGCCAACCTCCTCGTCGCCTTCGCGGCCAACCGCCGCTACACGTACCACTCCGTGGGGGCGCTGGGCGTGGTGGAGCTGACGGCCCCTGGGCGCGCGGTGTGCGTCAACGAGGGGCTGCAGCGGCTCGGGTTCGGCATGCCGGTGCGCCGCTATTACGCGCTCCACGCCACGCTGGACGTGAAGCACTCGGAGGCGTGGAACAGGGAGGTGCTCTGGCCCCTGGTCGCGGAGGACCCGGGCGTGGCGCGCCCCATCGCCGAGGGGGCGCTGATGCGCCTCAGGGCGGGGGCGCGCTGCTTCGAGCGCTACCGCCAGGAGTTGGCGCCCATGCTGTCCCGGGCCTGA
- a CDS encoding thioredoxin domain-containing protein — MDVKHLSAFQGFSAEKLQKHNVFQSGRFFLDVYCVAPGQAQKPHQHALSDKVYLVLEGRCRFRLGAEEETHGPGATVFAPAGVEHGVANDGPDHARLLVLMTPPSGACMSQKAPPPSPVPVRGALALLGLGIAESALSLFQWSQLLTLRAGGATVCGVSEHVNCETVWNSPFASRVHELFGIPVAGLGLLWGIVATALAGLYVAWRSGGHTVRPAVNGLRLTAAAGVVSTVIFAGVSAGSGVLCPTCLGTYALVIAFAAVAWLGLPGPKVPQAGEWGRTLTWTVGFTVAGFLALLIPGRATPKASSGESALPQMGASGAPASLEEYLKGLSAREQQQVADALAQYRQDTPQPALAPARRRFGPVDAPVKVVEWTDSKCPHCKILVESVADLKRRVPEGKMSLEARQYPLDGACNPAIPPQYSDGSGTRCLAAKAQICLESASDYWSLREKLFANQAALTGPKVMEIASSGTMPRSQLEACVNSPETAARLREDVSYAKQHDIHGTPLMVVNGREVPPSVPFLYALVMTGGDTSAPAWSVLPPPNPPQAHAH; from the coding sequence ATGGATGTGAAGCACCTGTCCGCCTTCCAAGGCTTCTCCGCGGAGAAGCTCCAGAAGCACAACGTCTTTCAGTCCGGGCGCTTCTTCCTGGACGTCTACTGTGTCGCCCCCGGGCAGGCCCAGAAGCCCCACCAGCACGCCTTATCCGACAAGGTGTACCTCGTCCTCGAGGGCCGCTGCCGCTTCCGGCTCGGCGCCGAGGAGGAGACCCATGGCCCGGGTGCCACCGTGTTCGCCCCCGCTGGTGTCGAGCACGGCGTGGCCAACGATGGGCCGGACCACGCCCGTCTTCTTGTCCTGATGACCCCCCCCTCCGGAGCATGCATGAGCCAGAAGGCCCCTCCGCCCTCTCCCGTTCCCGTCCGTGGCGCCCTGGCGCTGCTGGGCCTGGGCATCGCCGAGAGCGCGCTCTCCCTCTTTCAGTGGTCTCAACTCCTCACGCTGCGCGCGGGCGGCGCCACGGTGTGTGGCGTCTCCGAGCACGTCAACTGTGAGACCGTCTGGAACTCCCCCTTCGCCAGCCGCGTGCACGAGCTGTTCGGCATCCCCGTGGCGGGGCTCGGCCTGCTGTGGGGCATCGTCGCCACGGCGCTCGCGGGCCTCTACGTGGCTTGGCGCAGCGGGGGCCACACCGTGCGCCCCGCCGTCAACGGCCTGAGGCTCACGGCCGCCGCGGGCGTGGTGTCCACCGTCATCTTCGCCGGCGTGAGCGCGGGCTCCGGGGTGCTGTGCCCCACGTGCTTGGGGACTTATGCGCTGGTGATTGCCTTCGCGGCCGTGGCGTGGCTCGGCCTGCCCGGCCCCAAGGTGCCCCAGGCGGGCGAGTGGGGGCGGACCCTGACGTGGACGGTGGGCTTCACCGTGGCGGGCTTCCTCGCGCTGCTCATCCCCGGCCGGGCCACCCCCAAGGCCTCCTCCGGTGAATCGGCGCTCCCCCAGATGGGCGCCAGCGGCGCGCCCGCCTCGCTGGAGGAGTACCTGAAGGGCCTGTCCGCCCGGGAGCAGCAGCAGGTGGCCGACGCCCTGGCGCAGTACCGCCAGGACACGCCGCAGCCGGCCCTGGCGCCCGCGCGCCGGCGCTTCGGCCCCGTGGATGCGCCGGTGAAGGTCGTCGAGTGGACTGACAGCAAGTGCCCCCACTGCAAAATCCTGGTGGAGTCCGTGGCCGACCTGAAGCGCCGCGTGCCCGAGGGGAAGATGTCCCTGGAGGCCCGGCAGTACCCGCTGGATGGGGCGTGCAACCCGGCCATCCCGCCGCAGTACAGCGACGGCTCGGGCACGCGCTGCCTCGCGGCCAAGGCGCAGATCTGCCTGGAGAGCGCTTCGGACTACTGGTCGCTGCGCGAGAAGCTCTTCGCCAATCAGGCGGCGCTGACGGGGCCGAAGGTGATGGAGATCGCCTCGTCCGGCACCATGCCGCGCTCGCAGCTCGAGGCGTGCGTGAACAGCCCGGAGACGGCGGCCCGGCTCCGGGAGGACGTCTCCTACGCGAAGCAGCACGACATCCACGGCACGCCGCTCATGGTCGTCAACGGCCGGGAGGTGCCGCCCAGCGTGCCCTTCCTCTATGCGCTGGTGATGACCGGCGGCGACACGAGCGCGCCCGCGTGGAGCGTGCTGCCGCCCCCGAATCCTCCGCAGGCCCACGCGCACTGA
- a CDS encoding carbohydrate-binding protein, producing the protein MMKRGFPGPARFLRSSLVAVPLAGLAISAPALAAGETANVWLTRKDLSQALQPQGNVVFGADASAGQTTIYVDEKVTYQTMDGIGASLTDSSAWLIKNKLSAANQTAVMTKLFDPVNGIGVSWLRQPMGASDFSSRGNYSYDDMPAGQRDDTNLSRFSLAHDQQYIIPLVKQALSLNPQLKVMISPWSPPGWMKANDSMNGGTLNTSAYGQFALYFAKTIKGYEAAGVPIYALTIQNEPLHQTSGYPTMYLPAAEANNFIKYNLGPTLANQGLKTKVLGYDHNWDQPGYIQTLYSDASTYGYLAGSAWHFYGGNVETMSDIHYQYPEKDVYFTEGSSGTWITNLFEANITNEISIFRNWAKTYTDWNIALDTNRGPINGGCATCLGLVTINQSTGQATYTSTYYAMGHISKFVVPGAKRIASTGFTKGLFNVAFKNPDGSKSLIVYNQNGANTPFAVKWGNASFNYTIPATSIVTFKWAGTQATDTAIRSSERLQASSYHEGRGVRLEATTDAGGGQAIGFTSSGSFLRFENVDLTNVTSVSARVANGGSNTTIELRADSVTGPLLGTVAANVTGGWQTWVTNTASLTGASGVRDLFVVFRGSTNLNWLQFGGGSTPPPTGNLLANPGFEEGSLSGWSDWHPTTQAAAAHQVDSDTPRASSFKLTHYASGAYQQTTYQGVSVPNGTYRASVWVRSGGGQKNLRLEVSNHGGGTTLYSTDLGATAYPSTWTQLTINNIAVTSGTVTVGIHSNANAGNWAAFDDVELTRQ; encoded by the coding sequence ATGATGAAGAGAGGCTTTCCCGGCCCTGCCCGTTTCCTGCGGTCCTCGCTGGTGGCTGTCCCGCTTGCGGGGCTGGCCATCAGCGCCCCGGCGCTCGCCGCCGGAGAGACGGCCAATGTCTGGCTCACCCGGAAGGATTTGTCCCAGGCCCTGCAGCCGCAGGGCAACGTGGTCTTCGGCGCGGATGCCAGCGCCGGGCAAACGACCATCTACGTGGATGAAAAGGTCACCTACCAGACGATGGATGGCATCGGCGCTTCGCTGACCGACTCCTCGGCCTGGCTCATCAAGAACAAGCTGAGCGCGGCCAACCAGACGGCCGTGATGACCAAGCTGTTTGATCCGGTCAACGGCATCGGCGTCTCCTGGTTGCGCCAGCCGATGGGCGCCTCGGACTTCTCGTCCCGGGGCAACTACTCCTACGACGACATGCCGGCCGGGCAGCGGGATGACACGAACCTGTCGCGGTTCTCCCTCGCCCATGACCAGCAGTACATCATCCCGCTGGTCAAGCAGGCCCTAAGCCTCAACCCCCAGCTCAAGGTGATGATCTCCCCTTGGAGCCCGCCGGGCTGGATGAAGGCAAATGACTCGATGAACGGCGGGACGCTGAACACCAGCGCCTACGGCCAGTTCGCGCTCTACTTCGCCAAGACGATCAAGGGGTACGAGGCGGCGGGCGTTCCCATCTACGCGCTGACCATCCAGAACGAGCCGCTGCACCAGACCTCGGGCTATCCCACGATGTACCTGCCGGCCGCCGAGGCGAACAACTTCATCAAGTACAACCTGGGGCCGACCCTGGCCAACCAGGGCCTGAAGACCAAGGTGCTCGGGTACGACCACAACTGGGATCAACCCGGCTACATCCAGACGCTCTACAGCGACGCCTCCACCTACGGCTACCTGGCCGGGTCCGCCTGGCACTTCTACGGTGGCAACGTCGAGACGATGAGCGACATCCACTACCAGTACCCCGAGAAGGACGTCTACTTCACGGAGGGCTCCAGCGGCACGTGGATCACCAACCTGTTCGAAGCGAACATCACCAATGAGATCTCCATCTTCCGCAACTGGGCGAAGACGTACACGGACTGGAACATCGCGCTGGACACCAACCGGGGGCCGATCAACGGCGGGTGCGCGACGTGCCTGGGGCTGGTGACGATCAACCAGTCCACGGGCCAGGCCACCTACACGTCCACGTATTACGCCATGGGACACATCAGCAAGTTCGTCGTCCCGGGCGCCAAGCGCATCGCGTCCACGGGCTTCACGAAGGGGCTGTTCAACGTCGCCTTCAAGAACCCGGATGGCTCCAAGTCCCTCATCGTCTACAACCAGAACGGCGCCAACACCCCGTTTGCCGTCAAGTGGGGCAACGCCTCGTTCAACTACACGATCCCGGCCACCTCCATCGTCACGTTCAAGTGGGCGGGCACCCAGGCCACGGACACGGCGATCCGGTCCAGCGAGAGGCTCCAGGCCTCGTCGTACCACGAGGGGCGCGGCGTGCGTCTGGAGGCCACCACCGACGCGGGCGGGGGCCAGGCCATCGGCTTCACGTCCTCGGGCAGCTTCCTGCGCTTCGAGAACGTGGACCTGACGAACGTCACCTCCGTCAGCGCCCGCGTGGCGAACGGCGGCTCGAACACCACGATTGAACTGCGCGCCGACAGCGTCACCGGCCCCCTGCTCGGCACCGTCGCGGCCAACGTCACCGGCGGCTGGCAGACCTGGGTGACGAACACCGCGTCCCTCACCGGGGCCTCCGGGGTGCGTGACCTCTTCGTCGTGTTCCGGGGCAGCACCAACCTGAACTGGTTGCAGTTCGGCGGAGGCTCGACGCCGCCCCCCACCGGCAACCTGCTGGCCAACCCGGGCTTCGAGGAAGGCTCGCTGAGCGGCTGGTCGGACTGGCACCCCACCACGCAGGCCGCCGCCGCGCACCAGGTGGACTCCGACACGCCCCGCGCGAGCAGCTTCAAGCTGACGCACTACGCGAGCGGCGCCTACCAGCAGACGACGTACCAGGGGGTCAGCGTGCCCAACGGCACCTACCGGGCCAGCGTGTGGGTGCGCTCCGGTGGCGGCCAGAAGAACCTGCGCCTGGAGGTGAGCAACCATGGCGGCGGCACCACCCTGTACAGCACGGACCTGGGCGCCACTGCGTACCCCAGCACCTGGACGCAGTTGACCATCAACAACATCGCCGTGACGTCCGGCACGGTGACCGTGGGCATCCACTCGAACGCGAACGCGGGCAACTGGGCGGCGTTCGATGACGTCGAGCTCACGCGCCAGTAG